The following DNA comes from Pseudomonadota bacterium.
CTCGGGCTCGGGCTCGGGTTCCGGCTCTGGCTCGGGTTCCGGCTCGGGCTCGGGTTCGGGTTCCGGCTCGGGCTCGGGTTCCGGCTCGGGCTCGGGCTCGGGTTCGGGTTCCGGCTCGGGTTCGGGTTCCGGCTCGGGTTCGGGTTCCGGCTCGGGTTCGGGTTCCGGCTCGGGTTCGGGTTCCGGATCGGGTTCGGGTTCCGGCTCGGGCTCGGGCTCGGGCTCGGCTTCTTGCGCAGGAGGCGGTTCGTAACTGCCTGCCAGCCCAACACTCACCAGGGTGCCACCGACACCAACGTCGGCGCTGCCGGCTTGCTCGGGTCGGGCAAACCAGGCGTACAACACCACCAGGTGCAGGGCGACAGCCAACACCAGGGCGAGCAACCAGTGGCGCGTCGACAGGGTCACGAGGGCAGCTGCGTGACGATCTGAAGTTCCGCGATTCCAATTGAGCGCATCGCGCGCAGCAGCGGGTCCAGTTCACTGGCCGGGACGTCACGGTCAACCCGGCAAATGACCACGCTGTCGGCCGTGACACCACGCGATGTCAGGGCCTCGAGCAGGGGTCGATCGTCGAAGCTGCCATCGATGCGGACGCGGCTATCCGGCAGGATCTCAACCAGCAAACCTGTCTGCACGGCTGTGCCCGATTCCGACGTCTCTGGCAGTCGGATGCTGCGGTCGATGTTCTCGATGCTGCCGGCGACCATGAAGAAGATGAGCAACAGGAAGATGATGTTGATCATCGGCAGCATGTCGTCGCTCTTCGCTGAGGGACGTTGCGCTGTCGTGTCGAGCAGGCGTTTCACAGTGCGACAGACTCGAACACGCGCACGGTGCTGACACCGGCAAGGTGCAACCGTGCCAGCGCGTCCACGAGGTACTGCACCGGTGTGTCGCGTGTCGCACCGATCGCGACCGGGCGAGCTTCGTCTGCCCAGGTTGCCATGCTGTCCTCAAAGGCCGCACTGGTGGCCTGCCAGGTCTCTGCGTCGCCCTTGATATCGCCGTTGGGCAACACCAGCAGTTGCACGCGTGTCACCGCGGTCTGTGCGCCGCCGCGGCCTTTCGACTGCTGCAAGGCGATGTGTTGTTCGACACCGAACACCGAACTCAGCATGAAAAAGAGCAGGAGGATGAAGACCACGTCGATCAGCGGCGTGAGCGGCACGCGGATGGCGGGCTTTCTGGCATGATCCAGCAGCACGGTGGTCTCAGTCTTGTGGCTGGGAGACGCTGAGTCGTCGGGCGGTCAAGACACGACCGACCGCATCCGACACCCGTCCCATGTGTGAATCGACGCTGCGCTCCAGCCAACTGTGCACGATCACCGCCGGGACGGCGACGATCAGGCCGACAGCGGTCGTCAGCAACGCTTTCCAAATGCCGCCGGACAGGATGGACGGGTCGACGTTTTGCCCCGCAGCCTGCATCGCCTGGAAAGCTTCGATCATGCCCAGCACGGTGCCCAGCAAACCCAGCAGCGGAGCGAGCGTCGCGATGAGTTCGACGGTGCGAAGCTGGGCGCGCAACCGGCCCACGTAGCCCTCGGCCAGGCGCCGCATTTCATCGATGAATGCCGTGTCGTTGACGGTCACGTGTTGTGAGAGGTGCAGGGCGGTGTTGACGATGTCGTTGCCCGAGCGGTCCCGGCGACGCGGTGGCGAGTGTGCTTTAAGTGCGCCGTGCTCGTAGTCACGAATCGCCCTTTCCGTGCGTCGCCAGCCCCACGACAGCAGCACACCACAGCGCAGAAACTGCCAGAGCTTGAGCAGCACGATGGCCACCAGCACCACGGACATCGCCAGGTGAATCCAGACCACCGGGCCACCGATATCGAGAAAGTGGGTGAAGTCGGCGGGCAGTGCGTCTAGCAAGTCACGGATGGGCACGGGTTGGTCCTGATCGGGGCAGCGGAGGGTGATGTACACCCAAACCTAAATGATAATTGTTATTATTTGGCATCGAGCGCAAGGCTGTCAATGCAGCCGCGCTCACCCTACAAGGAGGACAATCGAGTGGGATTCACGCACAGCAGTGAGCTGACCTTGCCCCTGGAGGCGACCGCCGAGTTGCAGCAGTTCTGGCGCGCGCAATTGGCCGAGCACGAGCTCGACACGGTCGAGGATTCGGCCGACACCATTGCAGGTGGGGCGTCCTGGGGGCGCATCGAGATGCGACTGGATCAGCCAACGGCCTGCATTCGGGTGTCCACCGACGATGAGTCCGTGTTGTTGCTGGCGCGCAGTGACATCAGCGCACACCTGGCCGGTTTGGACGAACGCATCGGCCAACTGGCCTGGACCGGCGAGCACAAGGTCGGCGCGCGGCTGCCGGAACTGGCCACCGCAGCGGTGTCAAGAGTGACCCGACTTGCCCCGCACTACTACCGGGTGGAACTCGTCGGCGACGCGTTGGCGCGCTTCGCGCAAACCGGCTTGCATTTCAGGTTGCTGCGTCAATCCGATGCGAGCCGGACGCCGGTCTGGCCGGCGGTCAATGCGCGCGGCAACGTCGATTGGCCCAGCGGCGAGGACAGCCTTTACCAGAAGGTGTACACCGTGCGCACCTTCGACACCGCGAGCAACACCCTGGTGTTTGATGTCTTCATCCACGACGGTGGCATCACGTCCGAGTGGGCCGCCAGCGAACCTGTCGGTCAGACCGTCGGCCTGCTCGGACCGGGGGGCGGTTGGTTTCCGGACGCCGAGACGCTGATGCTCTTCGGCGACGAGACAGCGTTGCCGGCCGTCCTACGCATCATCGAGAACACCCCCGAACACGTCGATGGTCAGGCCTACCTGCTGGTTGAGGATGCACTCGACGAGCAAACCGTGGTGCACAGCTCGGGTGTGACCGTGCACTGGCTGCACCGGGCGCGCGGCGACAGTCTGGTCGTCGCGCTTGAGCGTGCGACCACGGACACACCGACGACCTATTGGTGGTTCGCCTCCTCGCAGGGCGACACCAAGGCCGCCCAGCGCGTGCTGCGCAAGGATCGCGCGATCGACAAACACCGTGTGTACGCGGCGGCGTACTGGTCCTGAGCGCCCCGTGCTCCGTGTCACACGGTGGCAAAGCCTGCCCGCGGCGCGCGATCACCCCGCGGGCAGGCGCCGGACTCACTCGCTGTACGTCAGCTGGTGCACGGTCTTGATGGTCTTGCCCAGGATGTCGCCACCCCGGGTCGCCGCACCGGTGGTGGCGTCGACTTCATAGATCGCGTTGCCGTCAGCGGTTTCGATGCTGAGGTATACCTTGCCGTCGATCACGGACACTGGGCCGCTGTAGCGCTTGTGGTGCAACGGCACGCCGGCAACGTCGCTGACGGTCTGCGCCTCGAGATCGATCATCACGAGCTTGTGGTCGATGGTGCCTTTACCGAATGCGGACCAGAGGTCGTTCGCGGACGCGTCGGTCTTGATCCGACCAATCGCCATGTTGTTGCCGATGTAGTCGAACCAGAACAGCTTGCCTCCGGCGCCTGCGGCGTCGATGTCGAAGAAGTAGTCCGGGTCGAAGGTCTCGGAGCCCGCCGCGATCTTGAGGATGCCCGAGGGCTTGCCGGATTCGGGGCTGAAGCCGGCCGCGGCGGTGCCGATGGAGTAGCCGTAGATGTCGCCACTCTCGGTTTGAATCAGGCTGCTGGACGCGCCGTTGACACCGAGGTGACCCACTCGCGTGTCTTCAATGATGGCACGCGGTGCATCGCCCTCCTGCACCGGCCAATCGTAGACCGCGACAAACGCCGTGTCGGCCTCGGGCGTCAAGTAGAAGCCGTCGTCCGAGAGCTTGTGAAAGGCCATGAACATCGTGTCACCGCGCACGGCCATGGCGATGGGGTAGCCGACCGTGCCCTCGCCAGGTGTGCCGGTGTCCTCGTCAAAAATCGAGTAGTTGACCTTGCTGGTCACGAGGCCGGTCGCCACGTCGACCACGTGCATCGTGCGTTGCGTGTGTGTGCCGTCGCGCGGCGTGTCGCTGGCAACCAGGGTCTCAGTGCCAATGGCAGCGAAAGCCTCGAGCGGTTTCTCGAACACGAAGCGCGCTTTCTCAACCACCTCACCGTCGGCATTCAACTCGTAGGAACGGGTGTTGAAATCGGTGTACCCGCTGACAAACGCCGTGTTGCCGACCGGGTAGAAAAAGTTCCAACCCAGCTGCTCATTGCCGGCACCCTGCGAGGACACGCTCTGGGTCATGATGTCGGCTTGCGCAAGCAGGAATTCCGGCTCGGGGTCACCCGTGTCCTTGTGCAGCATCACGAAGCGGCTCAGGGACGTCGAGGGCGTCGGGTCGTCCGTCGTGGTTGTGGAATCACTGTCGCTGCACGCAGCCAGTGACAGCATGGCTGCCGCCAGCCCAAGGCTGAGCAACGTCTTTGGAAAGCCAAGTGTGGTATCACTCATGTCGTTCTCTCTCGTGGCAATGGTGGCCTACCGCGAATAGCGCAGTTTCAACGCAACGGTGCGGCCGGGTTTTTGAATGTTGAAATTGTCGAAGGCGGGTTCGTCGAGCAGGTTCCTCAAGCTCAAGGCGACAGTGAGGTCACCGGCGGCCCGCGTGTATTCGAACTCGAGGTCGTGGGTGAGCTGCTCGGGAATCGTGAATTTGCTGTCGATGGCGCCAGAGTTTTCCCACGTCAGGTAGAACTCGTGGGTGTAATTGACAAACCACGTGGCCGACCAGCGACCGTTCCGGAACGGTTGGTCGTCCAGGCTCAAGGCGAGATTGCCGAACAACCACGGTTGGTTGGGCAGTCGACTGCCCACGTTGAGGTTGGGTTGGCCGTCGGGATCGAACGGCGTCTGGTCGGTGATGTCCTGCCAGGTGAGGTTGCCGCGCAGGCTCCAGTCGCTCGGAAATTGCGCCGTCGCGCTGAGTTCCAGCCCACGCGATCTGACACGGCCCACGTTCTGGTAGATTCCGAAAATCAATTGATCCGGAACGTAGCGAATGAAATCCGTGGCCTCGCGGGCGAAGGCGTTTGCCCCGAGGTCGATGTCGGTGTCGCCCCAGTAGGTTGCGTGTGCCACGCCGAGGTTGAGGTTGTCGCTTTGCTCGGGCTCGAGGAAGGGGTTCGGGCGGATGTACTTGCCGCTGCCGAGGATTTCGTCGGGTTCGGGCAACCGCCAGCTGTTCTCGTAGGAGGCCGACAAGGTGGTGTTGTCACCGATGTCGTAACGCAGGGAGCCGCCGAAACCTTCGGTGTTCTTGTCTACCCGGCGGCGGACCTGCTCGAGCTCGAAGTCGATGAAGATCTCGGCGTTGATCTCGGCGTCGTAGTTGTAAAATTTTGAAAAGAGTGACGACTGGAAGCGCTCGTCAGCTGACAGGTGCGTCCAGCTCAAACCCAGCACACCCTTGTTGACCCAGTTGGGAAAGGTAAACGAGGTGTTGTTTGCGTTGAGCCGATCGTTGCCCGACCGGTCGAGCCGGTTGAAGGTGACGTTGCCAGCAATGGTGTTGCGCTCCGAGAGTGGCCGTTCCGCGGTCAGGCTCAGCCGGGCAATCTCGTCGTCGCGCTCGAAAATCGAGAGCGTATCGATCTCGCCCTCGAGCGGGTCGGTGTTCGGCACGAAGTTGCCAAACCAGTCGTAGTTGCGTGAGAACGCGTCGTAGCTGGTTTCGACGATACGCCCGGCCTGCACGCTGGCGGACGTGTCGAGGGTGCCAAAGCGGTGCCGCCAGGTCGCGCTGCCGATCAGCGTTTCGTTGTCCTCGTAGACCCTGCCGTAGACATCGTTGATGGACTGGTCGGGGTGCTGCTCCTCGTCGCGGTTTGCGGCGGCGGTGAGACCGAAGGAGAGCTCGCGCAGGTTACCTCTGTCGGTGACACCGCGGCGCAACGACAACATGGCCGACTGGTACTGGTCGTTGAAGCGCCTTGCCGTGGCGGTTCCGGTCTGGTTGCCGAGTGCGTCGGTGGTCGGTACGTTGTCGACGGGGTAGTCGTTGTCGGAACGGTTGATGAACCCGGTGACGCGCGCGAAACCGCCGTTCTCATCCACCGATTGCGCGTTGATGGCCGCGCGGAGGGTGTTGTAGGACCCGTACGACAGCGAGGCGTCGAGGTAGGGTTCGAGCGCATCGCGGGTGGTGATGTTGACAGCGCCACCGAGGGCGTCTGCGCCGTAGGTGATCGGTACGACGCCCTTGTAGATCTGGATCTGTTCGATCAGGTTGATCGGGAAATTGTTCAGTGACAGGGCCGAGCCGAAATTCTCCATCGGCAGCCCGTCGATGAAGTAGCGGATCTGTCGCCCACCCAGGCCGTTGAGCGAGAGGTCGAAATCCGAACCCATGCCGCCCTGCTCGCGCACGATCACGCCAGGTGTCTTGCGCATCACGTAGGTGAGGTCTGTCGATTGGTTGGCGTAGTCTTCAGCGTCGATCACATCGACGTTCAGCCCGGATTGTTCATCCTCGCTCGCAGCTTCGCCGCCGTAGATCACCAGCTCATCCACATCCAGCCCGTCGTCTGCCGTGGCGACGGTGTGCAGCAACGCAAAACCTGCGCACAGCGCAACGCGGAGCGCGGTTTTGCCCTTCACGATGGTCACCGAGTGGGTCTCCTGAGCATGATGGCGCAGAGGTAGGTTCCGCCCAGCACAGCGCACACGGCGCCGGGCGGAAGCTGGGCCGGGTAGAGCGCGACACGGCTGACCCAATCGGCGGTGACGAACAGGGCTGCGCCGAGCAGCAGCGAGAGCGTGAGCTGGTCGCCGATGTTCCTGGCGCCGAGCGAGCGCGCGAGAT
Coding sequences within:
- a CDS encoding energy transducer TonB, translated to MTLSTRHWLLALVLAVALHLVVLYAWFARPEQAGSADVGVGGTLVSVGLAGSYEPPPAQEAEPEPEPEPEPEPDPEPEPEPEPEPEPEPEPEPEPEPEPEPEPEPEPEPEPEPEPEPEPEPEPEPEPEPEPEPEPE
- a CDS encoding biopolymer transporter ExbD produces the protein MKRLLDTTAQRPSAKSDDMLPMINIIFLLLIFFMVAGSIENIDRSIRLPETSESGTAVQTGLLVEILPDSRVRIDGSFDDRPLLEALTSRGVTADSVVICRVDRDVPASELDPLLRAMRSIGIAELQIVTQLPS
- a CDS encoding biopolymer transporter ExbD; translation: MLLDHARKPAIRVPLTPLIDVVFILLLFFMLSSVFGVEQHIALQQSKGRGGAQTAVTRVQLLVLPNGDIKGDAETWQATSAAFEDSMATWADEARPVAIGATRDTPVQYLVDALARLHLAGVSTVRVFESVAL
- a CDS encoding MotA/TolQ/ExbB proton channel family protein, with translation MPIRDLLDALPADFTHFLDIGGPVVWIHLAMSVVLVAIVLLKLWQFLRCGVLLSWGWRRTERAIRDYEHGALKAHSPPRRRDRSGNDIVNTALHLSQHVTVNDTAFIDEMRRLAEGYVGRLRAQLRTVELIATLAPLLGLLGTVLGMIEAFQAMQAAGQNVDPSILSGGIWKALLTTAVGLIVAVPAVIVHSWLERSVDSHMGRVSDAVGRVLTARRLSVSQPQD
- a CDS encoding siderophore-interacting protein; amino-acid sequence: MGFTHSSELTLPLEATAELQQFWRAQLAEHELDTVEDSADTIAGGASWGRIEMRLDQPTACIRVSTDDESVLLLARSDISAHLAGLDERIGQLAWTGEHKVGARLPELATAAVSRVTRLAPHYYRVELVGDALARFAQTGLHFRLLRQSDASRTPVWPAVNARGNVDWPSGEDSLYQKVYTVRTFDTASNTLVFDVFIHDGGITSEWAASEPVGQTVGLLGPGGGWFPDAETLMLFGDETALPAVLRIIENTPEHVDGQAYLLVEDALDEQTVVHSSGVTVHWLHRARGDSLVVALERATTDTPTTYWWFASSQGDTKAAQRVLRKDRAIDKHRVYAAAYWS
- a CDS encoding DUF4374 domain-containing protein, translating into MSDTTLGFPKTLLSLGLAAAMLSLAACSDSDSTTTTDDPTPSTSLSRFVMLHKDTGDPEPEFLLAQADIMTQSVSSQGAGNEQLGWNFFYPVGNTAFVSGYTDFNTRSYELNADGEVVEKARFVFEKPLEAFAAIGTETLVASDTPRDGTHTQRTMHVVDVATGLVTSKVNYSIFDEDTGTPGEGTVGYPIAMAVRGDTMFMAFHKLSDDGFYLTPEADTAFVAVYDWPVQEGDAPRAIIEDTRVGHLGVNGASSSLIQTESGDIYGYSIGTAAAGFSPESGKPSGILKIAAGSETFDPDYFFDIDAAGAGGKLFWFDYIGNNMAIGRIKTDASANDLWSAFGKGTIDHKLVMIDLEAQTVSDVAGVPLHHKRYSGPVSVIDGKVYLSIETADGNAIYEVDATTGAATRGGDILGKTIKTVHQLTYSE
- a CDS encoding TonB-dependent receptor; its protein translation is MTIVKGKTALRVALCAGFALLHTVATADDGLDVDELVIYGGEAASEDEQSGLNVDVIDAEDYANQSTDLTYVMRKTPGVIVREQGGMGSDFDLSLNGLGGRQIRYFIDGLPMENFGSALSLNNFPINLIEQIQIYKGVVPITYGADALGGAVNITTRDALEPYLDASLSYGSYNTLRAAINAQSVDENGGFARVTGFINRSDNDYPVDNVPTTDALGNQTGTATARRFNDQYQSAMLSLRRGVTDRGNLRELSFGLTAAANRDEEQHPDQSINDVYGRVYEDNETLIGSATWRHRFGTLDTSASVQAGRIVETSYDAFSRNYDWFGNFVPNTDPLEGEIDTLSIFERDDEIARLSLTAERPLSERNTIAGNVTFNRLDRSGNDRLNANNTSFTFPNWVNKGVLGLSWTHLSADERFQSSLFSKFYNYDAEINAEIFIDFELEQVRRRVDKNTEGFGGSLRYDIGDNTTLSASYENSWRLPEPDEILGSGKYIRPNPFLEPEQSDNLNLGVAHATYWGDTDIDLGANAFAREATDFIRYVPDQLIFGIYQNVGRVRSRGLELSATAQFPSDWSLRGNLTWQDITDQTPFDPDGQPNLNVGSRLPNQPWLFGNLALSLDDQPFRNGRWSATWFVNYTHEFYLTWENSGAIDSKFTIPEQLTHDLEFEYTRAAGDLTVALSLRNLLDEPAFDNFNIQKPGRTVALKLRYSR